From a region of the Gossypium raimondii isolate GPD5lz chromosome 10, ASM2569854v1, whole genome shotgun sequence genome:
- the LOC105775748 gene encoding serine/threonine-protein kinase BSK2, with translation MGCFQSKIPHQLPPPPPPPPQTNSDLDGNGEQQAVPAFNEFSLAELRAASNGFSTDLIVSESGEKAPNVVYRGKLKNNRVVAIKRFSRQSWPDPHQFVNEAAMVGNLRHKRLVNLIGCCAEGDERLLVAEYMPNDTLSKHLFHWEKQPLPWEMRLRVAYHIAQALEHCNAQGLKIYHDLNAYRVLFDEEGDPRLSSFGLMKNSRDGKSYSTNLAYTPPEFLRTGRVIPESVVYSYGTVLLDLLSGKHIPPSHALDLIREKNLLLLMDSSLEGQYANEDARELVELASKCLQYEARDRPDTKFLHSAVAPLQKQEVASHILMGLSKTPVVLPTMISPLGKACARMDLTAVHDILLKTGYKEEEGAENELSFQEWTQQVQDMLNTKKFGDIAFRDKDFKNAIDYYSKLVAMMSVPSGTVFVRRVLSYLIIGQPELALRDAMQAQVWLP, from the exons ATGGGCTGCTTCCAGTCCAAAATCCCTCATCAGCTTCCTCCTCCACCTCCTCCTCCGCCGCAAACTAACTCAGATCTAg ATGGGAATGGGGAACAGCAGGCGGTGCCCGCATTCAACGAGTTCAGCCTCGCCGAGCTGCGGGCAGCTTCCAATGGATTCAGCACTGACCTCATTGTGTCAGAGAGTGGAGAAAAGGCTCCCAATGTGGTGTACAGAGGGAAGCTTAAGAACAATCGAGTAGTGGCCATTAAGCGATTCTCGAGGCAATCATGGCCCGACCCTCACCAGTTTGTTAACGAAGCTGCTATGGTTGGGAACCTCCGTCACAAGAGGTTGGTCAATTTGATCGGCTGTTGCGCCGAGGGGGACGAGCGCTTGTTGGTCGCTGAGTATATGCCTAATGATACCCTCTCTAAGCATCTTTTCCATT GGGAAAAACAGCCTTTACCATGGGAAATGCGCCTTAGAGTTGCTTACCATATTGCTCAAGCCCTTGAGCACTGCAACGCTCAAGGCCTTAAAATTTATCACGATTTAAATGCTTACAGAGTTCTTTTTGATGAG GAAGGTGATCCTCGGTTATCTAGTTTTGGACTAATGAAAAATAGCCGAGATGGGAAAAGCTACAGTACAAATTTGGCATATACTCCTCCTGAATTTTTGAGGACAG GCAGGGTCATCCCCGAAAGTGTGGTCTACAGTTATGGAACTGTACTCCTGGATCTCTTAAGTGGAAAGCATATCCCTCCCAGCCAT GCCTTGGATTTGATAAGAGAGAAGAATTTATTGTTGTTAATGGATTCTTCCCTGGAAGGACAATATGCTAATGAAGATGCCAgggaattggttgaattggctTCAAAATGTCTTCAGTATGAGGCTAGAGATCGACCTGATACCAAATTCCTCCATTCAGCAGTGGCACCTCTTCAAAAACAGGAG GTTGCCTCACATATTCTAATGGGTCTATCAAAAACCCCAGTGGTGCTGCCAACTATGATTTCCCCGCTTGGAAAGGCATGTGCTAGGATGGATCTTACTGCAGTGCATGATATCTTACTGAAAACTGGttataaagaagaagaaggtgcAGAAAATGAG CTGTCATTCCAAGAGTGGACACAACAGGTTCAGGATATGCTGAATACAAAGAAATTTGGAGATATTGCATTTAGAgacaaagattttaaaaatgctATTGATTACTACTCAAAG TTGGTAGCGATGATGTCTGTTCCTTCTGGTACTGTATTTGTGAGAAGAGTCCTTTCATACTTGATTATTGGCCAACCAGAACTTGCCTTGAGAGATGCCATGCAGGCTCAGGTGTGGTTGCCCTAG
- the LOC105775749 gene encoding putative pentatricopeptide repeat-containing protein At4g17915: MVHRFSTRLLNVCIASLCKAHNLEKAESVIIDGIRLGVLPDVVTYNTLIDAYCHFGIDAGYAILHRMREAGVTPDIISYNSLIAGATRNHQISRSRDLFDEMIERGIVPDVWSYNILMHGFFKLGKPDEAHRVFKDIILAEHSPSIATFNIMMNGLCKNGYTMNAFMLFRNLQRHGFVPELLTYNILVSGLCKIGRLGSARRVLKEIVESGHVPNAITYTTVLKCIFRKKKFEEGIELLLEMKSKGYTFDGFAYCTVIGALTKIGKVKQATEFMVDMIETGIELDIVSYNTLINLYCKTGELEEAYKLLDEIEKKGLECDKYTHTIMIDGLCKAGKVEVAAQHLKYMNMMGFDSNLVAYNCLVDGLCKVGQINDAIKVYKSMEVRDSFTYSSLVYNLCRDRRYHSAAKILLSCLRSGMKILKSAQRAVLLGLRYSGFPREAKRLKSKIRIARILNH, translated from the coding sequence ATGGTTCACAGATTTTCAACTAGATTATTGAATGTTTGCATAGCTTCACTATGTAAGGCCCATAACTTGGAGAAAGCTGAATCAGTTATTATCGATGGTATAAGATTGGGAGTGCTTCCTGACGTTGTAACTTACAATACATTGATTGATGCATACTGTCATTTTGGAATTGATGCTGGTTACGCCATTCTTCATCGAATGAGAGAAGCTGGTGTTACCCCAgatattatttcatataattctttGATAGCTGGTGCCACTAGGAATCACCAAATATCTCGGTCTCGTGATCTATTTGACGAAATGATTGAAAGAGGCATAGTCCCTGATGTTTGGAGTTACAATATTTTGATGCACGGCTTTTTCAAGTTAGGAAAACCAGATGAGGCCCATAGGGTTTTTAAGGATATTATACTTGCTGAGCATTCACCTTCTATTGCTACTTTTAATATTATGATGAATGGTCTTTGCAAGAATGGGTATACAATGAATGCTTTTATGTTGTTTAGGAACTTACAGCGTCATGGATTTGTGCCAGAGTTATTGACTTACAATATTCTTGTTAGTGGATTATGCAAGATTGGTAGATTAGGGTCAGCAAGGAGGGTTCTTAAAGAAATAGTGGAATCGGGCCATGTTCCAAATGCCATAACATACACTACTGTATTGAAATGCATCTTTAGAAAGAAGAAGTTTGAAGAGGGAATTGAGCTATTGTTGGAAATGAAGAGTAAAGGGTATACATTTGATGGTTTTGCTTATTGTACAGTTATTGGTGCTCTAACTAAGATAGGTAAGGTGAAACAGGCGACTGAATTCATGGTGGACATGATTGAAACTGGTATCGAGCTTGATATAGTATCTTATAACACGCTAATTAATTTGTACTGTAAAACTGGTGAGTTGGAAGAAGCCTATAAGTTGTTGGATGAGATAGAAAAGAAAGGGTTGGAGTGTGATAAGTATACACACACTATAATGATTGATGGATTGTGCAAGGCAGGTAAGGTTGAGGTGGCCGCACAACATTTGAAGTATATGAATATGATGGGCTTTGATTCAAACTTGGTTGCATATAACTGTTTGGTTGATGGGTTGTGTAAAGTTGGTCAGATCAATGATGCAATCAAAGTCTATAAATCAATGGAGGTAAGAGATTCTTTTACCTACTCCTCTTTGGTGTACAACCTTTGCAGGGACAGGAGGTATCATTCTGCAGCCAAGATCTTGCTATCTTGTTTACGAAGTGGCATGAAAATTCTGAAGTCTGCTCAACGAGCTGTCTTGCTTGGTCTTCGCTATTCTGGATTTCCTAGAGAAGCAAAAAGGCTGAAGTCTAAGATTCGCATCGCTCGAATATTGAATCATTGA